Below is a genomic region from Bordetella pertussis 18323.
CCGCCCTGCCGGTACTGAACCTGTCGCCCACCCTGTACGAAGGCTGGGACGAAATCATCATCTACCCGGCCGGTTTCTCCATCCAGCGCGAGCGCATGGACGAGGACGGCGTCATGCACGAATACATCGAGGAGGCGGTCGGCGAGGCCTGGGAGGGCGGGCCGGTGATCCTCTCGTGGAGCGATGCGGCGGGCTCCGACGGCGCCTTCAATGTGGTCATCCACGAATTCGCGCACAAGCTGGACCTGCTGGCCGGCCAGGCCGACGGGATGCCGGCGCTGGCGGCCCACCCGGACATCGACCCGCGCCAGTGGCGCCGCGTGCTGGAAGACAGCCTGGACCGTTTCGCCGCCGCCGTCGAAGCCGTCGAGCGCGCGATTCCGGCGCACGTCGATCCGGAAAGCCCGCAGGCCGATCCCTGGTATGCGCGCCTGCCGCTGGACCCCTACGCCGCCACCGACGAGGCCGAGTTCTTCGCGGTGAGTTCGGAACACTTCTTCGTCGAGCCGGAGCCCCTGGCCGACGCCCTGCCGCAGTGGTACGCCCTGCTGTGCGCCTACTATCGCCAGGATCCCCTGGCCCGGCTGGCATGAAGACCTTGCTCATCGCCTGGCATTCGCGCACCGGCGCGGCAGATGGCGCAGGCGCTGGAGCGCGGCGCGCTGGCCGCCGCCCTGGCGCTGGAACAGCCGGGCCAGTTGCGCGTGCGGCGGCAGGCGGCCTCGCGCACCGACGCGGCGGCGCTGCTGGCCGCCGACGGCTATCTGTTCTGCGCGCCCGAGAACCTGGGCAGCCTGAGCGGCGCCATGAAGGAATGCTTCGACCGTTGCTATTACGGCGTGCTCGACCGCATCCAGGGCCGCCCCTACGGCGTGGCCATCAGCGCCGGCACCGATGGCGAAGGCGCGGCCCGGCAGGTCGAGCGCATCTGCACCGGCTGGCGCCTGCGCGCGGCCGCGCCGCCGTTGATCGCGCGCAGCGGCGCGCAAACGCCCGAGCAGATCGCCGCTCCCAAGCAGGTGCCCGCCGACGTTCTGGCTCGCTGCGAGGAGCTCGGCGGCCTGCTGGCGGCCACCCTGCTGATGGGTAGTTGAGGCCCGGACGGCGAAACCATCCCGGCAAAATGAAGGCATTGCGGCATCGGCCGATGCCGCAATGCCTGTACCGTCCCGAGGCGCGCGGTGCCTGTCCCGCACGGGGAGCGGCACCCGCGGCCAGGCTGCCTGTCCCCGCGGGACAGGCAGCCCTGCCATCAGCCGATCGCGGCGGTGACCACGATCTCGACTTTGTAGTCGGGATTGGCCAGGCGCGCCTCGACCGTGGCGCGCGGGGGCGAGTTGCCCGGCGCGACCCACGCGTCCCAGGCCTTGTTCATGCCGTCGAATTCCTTCATGTTGGCCACGAAGATCTGGGCCATGAGGATCTTGGTCTTGTCGGTGCCGGCCTCGGCCAGCAGGCGGTCGATGGTGGCCAGTACCTGTGCGGTCTGGCCAGCCATGTCCAGCGAGGCGTCGTCGGGTACCTGGCCGGCCAGGTAGGCCACGCCGTTGTAGACAGCCATGTCGGACAGGCGCTTTTCCACGTTGAAGCGCTTAATGCTCATAAATCACCCCTGATGCATTGATTGGATGGGTTGGCGAAAACAAGCCGGCCCTCAGGCCGGCGGAAGCTGGAACACCTGGCGCAGGTAGGCCAGATAGGCGGGATCGTCGCACATCGTCTTCTCGGGCGCATCCGATACCTTGGCGACCGGCTGCCCATTGCAGCGCACCATCTTCATGACGATCTGCAGGGGCTCGTGGCCCAGGTCGTTGGTCAGGTTGGTGCCGATGCCGAACGACACCTTGCAGCGGCCGGCGAACTGGCGCGCCAGCTCGATGGCGCGCGGAAATGTCAGCGAATCCGAGAACACCAGGGTCTTGGCGCGCGGATCCGCGCGATTGGTGCGGTAGTGCTCGAGCAGCCGCTCGCCCCACACGAACGGATCGCCCGAATCGTGGCGCGCGCCGTCGAACAGTTTGCAGAAGTACATGTCGAAGTCGCGCAGGAAAGCATCCATGCCATAGACGTCCGACAGGGCGATGCCGAGATCGCCGCGGTATTCCTTGGCCCAGACTTCCAGTGCGAACACCTGGGAGTCGCGCAGCCGCGGCCCCAGCGCCTGGCAGGCCTGCAGATACTCGTGGCCCATGGTGCCCAGCGGCAGCACGCCGTGCCGCATGGCCAGCAGCACGTTGCTGGTGCCGGCGAAATGCACCCCCATGCGCGCCTTCATGGTCGAGACGATTTCCTCGTGCCAGACCTTCGAGAAGCGCCGCCGGGTGCCGTATTCCGCGACCCGGAAATCGGCCAGCGCGGGGTCGTCGAGCACCAGGTTCATCTTCGATTGCAAGCGCTTGCGGCCTTCCTCCCAATCGGGATTCCTGCGCGTATTACGAAAATAGACTTCGTTGACGATGGCCAGCACCGGTATTTCGAACAATATCGTGTGCAGCCATGGCCCCTTGACCGTAATGGATATTTCGCCGGGCTGCTCGCCCTCGCCGATGAATATGCAACGCTCGGGCAAATGGAACAGGCCCAGGAAGTCGACGAAATCGCTCTTGATGAAGCGCAGGCCGCGCAGATAATCCAGCTCCTCGCTGGTGAAGCGCAGCTGGCACAGCTCGTGCACCTCGGCGCGTATTTCGTCGAGATAGGGCCGCAGATTGATGCCCGGAGTACGGCACTTGTAGCGGTACTCGACCTGTGCAGCCGGAAAATGATGCAGCACGACCTGCATCATGCTGAATTTGTACAGGTCCGTGTCGAGCAGCGATGTGATGATCATGATGGCGCGAAACTGTTGCCGCGAAACGTTTCGGCACACCATAGCATACCGCGCGCCGGCGGGCCGGCCGCCACTACCGGCGCCAGGGTCTTGGTCGCCCCGCCGGCGCGCATTGGGTAAAATCGCTTCAATAATGCAACGGCCGCCCGGCACCCGGAGTTCCTGAATGACCCACGTAGTCACCGAAAACTGTATCAAGTGCAAGTACACCGATTGCGTGGATGTGTGCCCGGTGGACTGTTTTCGAGAGGGTCCGAACTTCCTCGTGATCGACCCCGACGAATGCATCGACTGTGCGGTATGCATCCCGGAATGCCCGGCCAATGCCATTTACGCGGAAGAAGACGTGCCGCAGGACCAGGTCCCATTCATTGCGCTCAACGTCGAGCTGTCGGCCGAGTTTCCCAGCATCAGCCGGGCCAAGAAGCCGCTCGAAGACGCCGACCAATGGAACGGGGTGCAGGACAAGCTGCAATACCTGGAAAAGTAACCCTCTGTCCGGTCCGCCGCTGCGCGGCCCGGCCGCGCCACGCCGATGACCGATACCAAGTACACGCGCCAGACCATCACCGCCGTCCAGACCTGGGTGCCGGGCAAACTGTTTTCGGTGCGCGTCACCCGAGACCCCGCCTTCCTCTTCCAGGCTGGCCAGTTCGCCCGCGTCGGCCTGCCCGACAGCGACGATCCGCAGGCCGAACCCAGCGTATGGCGCGCCTACTCCATGGTCTCCGCGCCCGAGGAGCCATGGCTGGAGTTCTATTCCATCGTGGTCCCCGAAGGCCAGTTCAGCCCGCGCATGGAGCGCCTGCAGCCCGGCGACGCCCTCTATGTGGAAAAGAAGCCGTTCGGCTTCCTGACCATAGACCGCTTCGCCCCGGGCGGCGACCTCTGGCTGCTGGCTTCCGGCACGGGCCTGTCGGCCTATCTGTCCATCTTGCGCGACCCGGCCACCTGGCGCGCCGTCGACCGCATCATCCTCGTGCACGGGGTGCGCAGCGCCGAGGAACTGGCCTATCGCGACGAAATCGAGCAATGGCGCAGCCAGCCCGCGTTCGCCCCCTATTTCGAGGCCGACCCGCGCAAGCTGATCTACCTGCCGATCGCCACGCGCGAGACCCTGCCCGGCATGCCGCAGGCGCGCCTGACCACGCTGATCGCCGACGGACGGCTCGAACAGCTGGCGGGCCAGCCGCTGGACCCGCAGCGCGCCAAGATCATGCTGTGCGGCAACCCGGCCATGCTGGCCGACGCCCGCAAGCTGCTGAGCGAACGCGGTTTCGCCCCCGGCCGGCGCGGCATACCCGGCAATCTGGCGGTCGAAAACTACTGGTAATCCCCCCTATGGCAGGGGGAATCCGCCATGAGGGGGTCGCTTTTTCACAACATTTGTGCACCAAAGCCTTAATCTGAACAGACAGATTCAAAATATTGATATTTCTGGCGACAATAAGACGTCAGTCTTATTAGGTCATGTCGCGATGCTGTATCAATTGCACGAAATGCAGCGGGCGTTCCTGCGTCCCCTGGCGGCGTTCACCGACGCCAGTTCCCAGCTTTTCACCCATCCGTACAGCCCGCTGGCCTATATGCCCATGTCGCGCCAGCTCGCCGCCGGCTGCGAGCTGGTGCACCGCATCGGCAAGGAATACCAGAAACCTGCCTGGAATCTGCCCGCCACCGAGATCCAGGGCAAACGCGTCGCCGTGATCGAAGCCGTCGTGCTCGACAAGCCGTTCTGCCGGCTGGTGCACTTCCAGCGCGATGTCCGCCGTACGGCGGGCCGCGCCGATCCACGCGTGCTGCTGGTGGCCCCGCTGTCGGGCCATCATGCCACGCTGTTGCGCGATACCGTGCGGGCGCTGCTGCCGGCTCACGACGTCTATGTCACCGACTGGGTCGATGCGCGCATGGTGCCGCAGGACGCCGGCCCGTTCCATCTGGACGACTACGTCCGCTACATCCAGGCATTCCTGCGCCACCTGGGCCCGGACACCCACGTCATCTCGGTCTGCCAGCCCACCGTGCCGGTACTGGCCGCGATATCGCTGATGGCCTCGGCCAACGACCCTTGCCAGCCGCGCAGCATGGTGATGATGGGCGGGCCGATCGATCCGCGCGAGTCGCCCACCCAGGTCAACCGCCTGGCCACCACCAAGCCGTATGCCTGGTTCGAGAGCCAACTGATCCATGCGGTGCCTGCGCCCTATCCCGGCGCGGGCCGGCGCGTGTACCCCGGCTTCCTGCAGCATGCCGGGTTCATGGCCATGAATCCCGACCGCCACCTGAAGTCGCACTACGACTTCTACCTCGACCTGCTGCGCGGCGATGACGGCGACGCCGAGGCGCACCGCCGCTTCTACGACGAGTACAACGCCGTGCTCGACATGCCGGCCGAGTTCTACCTGGACACGATCCGCACGGTGTTCCAGGAGTTCCGGCTGCCCGGCGGCACCTGGGAAATCGACGGGCAGCTCGTGCGGCCCGCCGACATCCGCAAGACATCGCTGCTGACCGTCGAGGGCGAACTGGACGATATTTCCGGCCAGGGCCAGACGCGCGCGGCCATCAAGCTGTGCAGCGGCATCCCCGCCGCGCGCAAGAGCCATTACACCGCGGTCGGCTGCGGCCATTACGGCATTTTTTCCGGCCGGCGCTGGCGCGAACTGATCTGTCCTAAAATCGCCGCATTCATCCGCCAATCCTGATGCGGCCGCGCGCTCCCTGCAACGGGCCGCCTGGCCCGTTTCTGCTTTTTACGCCATGTCTTCCTGTAGTTCGCTGGTCGACCGCATCGACGCCCTGCTGCCGCAGACGCAGTGCACGAAGTGCGGCTACGACGGTTGCCGGCCCTATGCGCAGGCCATCGCCGACGGCGCCGCGGCCATCAACCGCTGCCCGCCCGGCGACGAGTCCGGCGTCGCGGCGCTGGCCGCCCTGCTCGACACGCCGCCGCTGCCGCTGGACCGCGCGCGCGGCGAACCCGGGCCGCTGCTGGTGGCAGTCATCGACGAGGCCCATTGCATCGGCTGCACGCTGTGCATGAAGGCCTGCCCGGTCGATGCCATCGTCGGCGCCAACAAGCGCATGCATACGGTGCTGGCCGACTGGTGCACGGGTTGCGACCTGTGCGTGGCGCCTTGCCCGGTCGACTGCATCGACATGCGCCCGGCTGCGCGCGTGTGGTCCGAGGCCGACGCGCAAGCCGCGCGCCAGCGCCACCAGCAACGCCAGGCCCGGGTGCGGCGCGAAACGGCCGCCAACGAACGGCTGATGGCCGCGACCGCCGAGCCGGCGCCCCAGCCCGCCGCGACCGAAAGCGCCGAGGATGCCGCCCGCAAACGTTCCACCATCGAGGCGGCGCTGGCCCGCGCCCGCGCCCGCCGCTCAGCCCAGCGCCCATGAACGCCGTCAAACGCCGCGAAATCTTCGCCCGCCTGCAAGCCGCCAATCCCAAACCCACCACCGAGCTCGAATACGAGACGCCGTTCCAGTTGCTGATCGCGGTGCTGCTGTCGGCCCAGGCGACCGACAAGTCGGTCAACCTGGCCACGCGCAAATTCTTCCCGCGCCATGGCACGCCGCAGGCCATGCTGGAACTGGGCGAGGAAGGGCTGGCCGAGTACATCAAGACCATCGGCCTGTACCGCACCAAGGCCAAGAACGCCATCGCCACCTGTCGCCTCCTGCTCGAGCGCCACGGCGGCGAAGTGCCGCAAAGCCGCGAAGCGCTGGAGGCCCTGCCCGGCGTGGGCCGCAAGACCGCCAACGTGGTGCTCAACACCGCCTTCGGCGAGGCCACCATCGCGGTCGACACGCACATCTTCCGCGTCTCCAACCGCACCGGCATCGCCCCCGGCAAGAACGTGCTGGAGGTCGAGCGCAAGCTGGAGAAGGTGGTGCCGCGCGAGTACCTGCTGGATGCCCACCATTGGCTCATCCTGCATGGCCGCTACGTGTGCGTGGCGCGCAAGCCCAAATGCCCGCAGTGCGGCATCTCGGACCTGTGCGAATACAAGCTGAAAACCAAGGCCTGAACGCCGCGCGCCAGGCCGCCGCTTGCTGCTGTGCACGACGCCCGGCCGCCCGCGGATAACCCCTGCGACATCGTGGGAAACACCGTGGAAACCCTGGTTTCTGAAGCGTTTTGACGGATTTCTTACTGCTGTTTGTCGGCTGTTTGACAATCGGGCATGCGGCAGCGCAAAACCTATGAAAAACCCTCATGGCAATTTGATAACCGGGTCCGCATACTCGCCGCAACTCTTAAAAAAAACCAAAGCGGATGCGGCGCAATGGATGACACGATCCTGGAGACAAAAGGCCTGACCAAGGAGTTCCGCGGCTTTGTCGCGGTCAATGGGGTCGATCTGCGTGTCAAGCGCGGCCAGATCCACGCGCTGATCGGTCCCAACGGCGCCGGCAAGACCACCTGCTTCAACCTGCTGACCAAATTCCTGGCGCCCACCTCGGGCACCATCGTTTTCAACGGCCGCGACATCACCCGCGAGCGGCCGGCCCAGATCGCACGGCGCGGCATCATCCGTTCGTTCCAGATCTCGGCGGTGTTCCCGCGCCTGACCGTACTGGAAAACGTGCGCCTGGGCCTGCAGCGCAAGACCGGGCTGTCGTTCCAGTTCTGGCGCAGCGAGCGGCAGCTGGCGGCGCTGAACCAGCCCGCGCTGCGCCTGCTCGAGGAGGTCGACCTGGCCTCCTTCGCCCATGAGCTGACGATCAACCTGCCTTACGGCCGCAAGCGCGCGCTGGAGATCGCCACCACGCTGGCGATGGAGCCCGAGCTGATGCTGCTGGACGAACCCACCCAGGGCATGGGCCACGAGGACGTCGCCCGCGTGACGCAATTGATCAAGCGTGTCAGCGCGGGCCGCACCATCCTGATGGTCGAGCACAACATGAACGTGGTGTCCTCGATCGCCGACACGATCACGGTACTGGCGCGCGGCGCGGTGCTGGCCGAAGGCCCCTACGCCGAGGTCTCGCGCCATCCCGCCGTGATGCAGGCATACATGGGCACCACCAACGGCGAACTGCAAGGAGCGCACGCATGAGTATCCCCGCTCTCGAGATCGCGGGCCTGCAGGCCTGGTACGGGGAATCGCATATCCTGCACGGCGTGGACATGCAGGTCGGCCAGGGCGAAGTGGTCACGCTGCTCGGCCGCAACGGCGCCGGCCGCACCACCACGCTGCGCGCCATCCTCGGGCTGACCGGGGCGCGCCAGGGATCGGTGCGCATCCATGGCACCGAATCGATCGAGCTGCCCACCTACAAGATCGCGCACCTGGGCGTGGGCTATTGCCCGGAGGAACGGGGCATCTTCGCCAGCCTCTCGTGCGAGGAGAACCTGCTGCTGCCGCCGCCGGTCGGCGCGCTGGGCGGCGGCATGTCGCTGACCGAAATCTACGACATGTTCCCCAACCTGCATGAACGCCGCAACTCTCCCGGCACCCGCCTGTCGGGCGGCGAACAGCAGATGCTGGCGGTGGCGCGCATTCTGCGCACCGGCGCGAACCTCCTGCTGCTCGACGAGATTTCCGAAGGCCTGGCGCCGGTGATCGTGCAAGCCCTGGCGCGCATGATCATGGCGCTCAAGGAGCGCGGCTATACCATCGTCATGGTGGAACAGAATTTCCACTTCGCCGCGCCGCTGGCCGACCGCTTCTACGTCATGGAGCACGGCCAGATCGTCGAACACTTCGAAGCCGCCGAACTGTCACGGAAACAGGGCACGCTCAACGAACTGCTGGGCGTGTAGAAAACCAGCCTGTCACCCGCCGTATCACGGCACCCCACACAGGAAGAGGAGTCATCCCATGAAGCTGCACAAAATCACTGTTGCACTGGCCGTGGCTGGCCTGGGATTCGCCGGGCTACCCGCCCAGGCCCAAGGCATCTCCGATGATGTCATCCGCATCGGCTTCATTACCGACATGTCCGGGGTCTACTCGGACATCGACGGCAAGGCGGGCGTGGAAGCGATCCGCATGGCCATCGAAGACGCCGGCGGCGCCATCAATGGCAAGAAGATAGAACTGGTGTCGGCCGATCACCAGAACAAGGCCGACATCGCCTCGGCCCGCACGCGCGAATGGATCGACCAGCAGAAGGTCGACATGATCATCGGCGGCACCAACTCGTCGACCAGCCTGGCCATCGCGCAGGTGGCGGCCGAGAAGAAGAAGCCGTTCCTCGCCGTGGGCGCCGGGGCCTCCGATCTGACCAATGCCCAGTGCTCGCCCTACACCATCCACTATGCCTACGACACCGTCGCGCTGGCGCGCGGCACCGGCTCGGCGGTAGTGAAGGACGGCGGCAAGACCTGGTTCTTCCTGACCGCTGACTACGCGTTCGGCCATGCGCTGGAGCGCGACACCGCCAACGTCGTCAAGGCCTCCGGCGGCGAGGTCAAGGGCCAGGTGCGCGCGCCGCTGGGCGCTTCCGATTTCTCGTCGTTCCTGCTGCAGGCGCAGGCTTCGGACGCACAGATCCTGGGCCTGGCCAACGCCGGCGGCGACACCATCAACTCGATCAAGGCCGCCAACGAGTTCGGCGTGACGGCGACCATGAAAATGGCCGGCCTGCTGGTCTTCATCAACGACATCCACTCGCTGGGCCTGGACGCCACCAAGGGCATGTACCTGACCGACGGCTGGTACTGGGACCAGAGCGACGCCTCGCGCGCCTGGGCCAAGAAGTTCGAGGACAAGATCGGGCGCAAGC
It encodes:
- the rsxB gene encoding electron transport complex subunit RsxB; protein product: MSSCSSLVDRIDALLPQTQCTKCGYDGCRPYAQAIADGAAAINRCPPGDESGVAALAALLDTPPLPLDRARGEPGPLLVAVIDEAHCIGCTLCMKACPVDAIVGANKRMHTVLADWCTGCDLCVAPCPVDCIDMRPAARVWSEADAQAARQRHQQRQARVRRETAANERLMAATAEPAPQPAATESAEDAARKRSTIEAALARARARRSAQRP
- a CDS encoding ABC transporter substrate-binding protein — its product is MKLHKITVALAVAGLGFAGLPAQAQGISDDVIRIGFITDMSGVYSDIDGKAGVEAIRMAIEDAGGAINGKKIELVSADHQNKADIASARTREWIDQQKVDMIIGGTNSSTSLAIAQVAAEKKKPFLAVGAGASDLTNAQCSPYTIHYAYDTVALARGTGSAVVKDGGKTWFFLTADYAFGHALERDTANVVKASGGEVKGQVRAPLGASDFSSFLLQAQASDAQILGLANAGGDTINSIKAANEFGVTATMKMAGLLVFINDIHSLGLDATKGMYLTDGWYWDQSDASRAWAKKFEDKIGRKPSMLQAGDYSAAMFYLNAVKATGSDDGDATMKWMKSNKINDFFAQGGYVREDGRMIHDMYLMKVKSKEESKGPWDYYNVVATLPGDEVYTKLSESTCPLLKK
- the nth gene encoding endonuclease III is translated as MNAVKRREIFARLQAANPKPTTELEYETPFQLLIAVLLSAQATDKSVNLATRKFFPRHGTPQAMLELGEEGLAEYIKTIGLYRTKAKNAIATCRLLLERHGGEVPQSREALEALPGVGRKTANVVLNTAFGEATIAVDTHIFRVSNRTGIAPGKNVLEVERKLEKVVPREYLLDAHHWLILHGRYVCVARKPKCPQCGISDLCEYKLKTKA
- a CDS encoding ABC transporter ATP-binding protein, encoding MDDTILETKGLTKEFRGFVAVNGVDLRVKRGQIHALIGPNGAGKTTCFNLLTKFLAPTSGTIVFNGRDITRERPAQIARRGIIRSFQISAVFPRLTVLENVRLGLQRKTGLSFQFWRSERQLAALNQPALRLLEEVDLASFAHELTINLPYGRKRALEIATTLAMEPELMLLDEPTQGMGHEDVARVTQLIKRVSAGRTILMVEHNMNVVSSIADTITVLARGAVLAEGPYAEVSRHPAVMQAYMGTTNGELQGAHA
- a CDS encoding ABC transporter ATP-binding protein: MSIPALEIAGLQAWYGESHILHGVDMQVGQGEVVTLLGRNGAGRTTTLRAILGLTGARQGSVRIHGTESIELPTYKIAHLGVGYCPEERGIFASLSCEENLLLPPPVGALGGGMSLTEIYDMFPNLHERRNSPGTRLSGGEQQMLAVARILRTGANLLLLDEISEGLAPVIVQALARMIMALKERGYTIVMVEQNFHFAAPLADRFYVMEHGQIVEHFEAAELSRKQGTLNELLGV
- a CDS encoding ferredoxin--NADP reductase, coding for MTDTKYTRQTITAVQTWVPGKLFSVRVTRDPAFLFQAGQFARVGLPDSDDPQAEPSVWRAYSMVSAPEEPWLEFYSIVVPEGQFSPRMERLQPGDALYVEKKPFGFLTIDRFAPGGDLWLLASGTGLSAYLSILRDPATWRAVDRIILVHGVRSAEELAYRDEIEQWRSQPAFAPYFEADPRKLIYLPIATRETLPGMPQARLTTLIADGRLEQLAGQPLDPQRAKIMLCGNPAMLADARKLLSERGFAPGRRGIPGNLAVENYW
- the pncB gene encoding nicotinate phosphoribosyltransferase, with product MIITSLLDTDLYKFSMMQVVLHHFPAAQVEYRYKCRTPGINLRPYLDEIRAEVHELCQLRFTSEELDYLRGLRFIKSDFVDFLGLFHLPERCIFIGEGEQPGEISITVKGPWLHTILFEIPVLAIVNEVYFRNTRRNPDWEEGRKRLQSKMNLVLDDPALADFRVAEYGTRRRFSKVWHEEIVSTMKARMGVHFAGTSNVLLAMRHGVLPLGTMGHEYLQACQALGPRLRDSQVFALEVWAKEYRGDLGIALSDVYGMDAFLRDFDMYFCKLFDGARHDSGDPFVWGERLLEHYRTNRADPRAKTLVFSDSLTFPRAIELARQFAGRCKVSFGIGTNLTNDLGHEPLQIVMKMVRCNGQPVAKVSDAPEKTMCDDPAYLAYLRQVFQLPPA
- a CDS encoding polyhydroxyalkanoate depolymerase: MLYQLHEMQRAFLRPLAAFTDASSQLFTHPYSPLAYMPMSRQLAAGCELVHRIGKEYQKPAWNLPATEIQGKRVAVIEAVVLDKPFCRLVHFQRDVRRTAGRADPRVLLVAPLSGHHATLLRDTVRALLPAHDVYVTDWVDARMVPQDAGPFHLDDYVRYIQAFLRHLGPDTHVISVCQPTVPVLAAISLMASANDPCQPRSMVMMGGPIDPRESPTQVNRLATTKPYAWFESQLIHAVPAPYPGAGRRVYPGFLQHAGFMAMNPDRHLKSHYDFYLDLLRGDDGDAEAHRRFYDEYNAVLDMPAEFYLDTIRTVFQEFRLPGGTWEIDGQLVRPADIRKTSLLTVEGELDDISGQGQTRAAIKLCSGIPAARKSHYTAVGCGHYGIFSGRRWRELICPKIAAFIRQS
- the fdxA gene encoding ferredoxin FdxA, with translation MTHVVTENCIKCKYTDCVDVCPVDCFREGPNFLVIDPDECIDCAVCIPECPANAIYAEEDVPQDQVPFIALNVELSAEFPSISRAKKPLEDADQWNGVQDKLQYLEK
- a CDS encoding RidA family protein, with amino-acid sequence MSIKRFNVEKRLSDMAVYNGVAYLAGQVPDDASLDMAGQTAQVLATIDRLLAEAGTDKTKILMAQIFVANMKEFDGMNKAWDAWVAPGNSPPRATVEARLANPDYKVEIVVTAAIG
- a CDS encoding zinc-dependent peptidase, whose protein sequence is MLRWLRGRGAKAGEVAAMQARIPPDLWRRTLHAYPFLAALSEAEQQALQARAAWLLASKNINGAHGLEITDFMRLSVAAQAALPVLNLSPTLYEGWDEIIIYPAGFSIQRERMDEDGVMHEYIEEAVGEAWEGGPVILSWSDAAGSDGAFNVVIHEFAHKLDLLAGQADGMPALAAHPDIDPRQWRRVLEDSLDRFAAAVEAVERAIPAHVDPESPQADPWYARLPLDPYAATDEAEFFAVSSEHFFVEPEPLADALPQWYALLCAYYRQDPLARLA